One window of Quercus robur chromosome 5, dhQueRobu3.1, whole genome shotgun sequence genomic DNA carries:
- the LOC126728344 gene encoding probable LRR receptor-like serine/threonine-protein kinase At3g47570, with protein sequence MMLTKRRSILLLLAFLLVQPCILHLSHSSNNFTDQSALIAFKSEISFHPNDTIFSAGNWSTTTNFCEWFGVSCSRRRQRVTALNLSYVDLHGTISPHIGNLSFLVSLDLQSNSFSGFLPHEIGNLHRLRELRLSNNLLEGSIPPTLHNCQKLEVLFLYGNNLNGSIPKDLGMLPRVRKIALNSNKLMGTIPSSLGNMSSLEFLYLHDNSLTGAFPLVIFNLSSLKSISIGLNNLSGTLPVDLCSHCPNLQGLYISHNRFSGKLPSQFNNCRELLDLSLSYNMFDGSISKGFGSLKKLESLYLGGNNLIGNIPPIISNLSMLQGFYAERNNIKGSMPSDLWRLHNLKKLYIFYNDLTGTIPQNIFNITSLQTLNLMGNSLSGNLSLDTRIPCPNLRRLLLDDNNISGRIPSYLLNCSNLVLVDLSGNLLSGPIPRLGNLKYLNYLGLGDNQLTEESGHQEHSFLTSLTSCTSLELLDISTNHLNITIPETIGNFSASLKIISAGQSQIKGQIPMGIGSLKNLTLLDLSYNNLSGNLPSTLGGLEELQRLHLSDNNIGGNIPEELCQLNKLGELLLSNNKISGSIPNCIGNLNLLQRLNLSYNKLTSSIPLNVWNLENMLFLDLSSNSLYGSLSPNMKKLRAIVYLNLSHNQITGKVPSIIGAFESLSNLDLSKNSFQGDIPDSFGQLKGMDLLDLSNNNLSGAIPKSLEALRFLKYLNLSFNKLSGEIPSGGPFANFKAKSFLGNEALCGNSIFGVPPCTSPSSKGARMKQLLLKYIIPSIASIIIFAMLVIMLRRHPQHNMQIPSSLFTLPTVDWRMISYQELCRGTNNFCESNLLGIGGFGTVYKGILFDGTTVAVKVLNLHLEGAFKSFDAECKVLRALRHRNLVKVISVCSSPKFKALVLQYMSNYSLEKWIYSHNYCLKLVQRVGIMVDVASALDYLHNGQLESVVHCDLKPSNILLDEDMVAHVGDFGIAKILAENKDATQTRTIGTIGYIAPEYGSEGRVFTKCDIYSYGIILLEMITRKKPTDEMFVGELGMRQWIASLPDRMEVVDDGLLSIEDGRNVTVMQTILSSILELGLRCSEELPDERPEIKDVVAKVNKIKLTLLGNRNRGV encoded by the exons ATGATGCTAACTAAAAGGCGATCCATTCTCCTGCTCTTGGCTTTTCTGTTAGTGCAACCATGCATACTTCACTTGTCTCACTCTTCCAACAACTTTACAGATCAATCAGCTCTCATTGCCTTCAAATCTGAAATCAGTTTTCATCCAAATGATACTATCTTCTCTGCTGGTAACTGGTCCACAACAACAAACTTCTGTGAGTGGTTTGGGGTCTCTTGCAGCCGACGCAGACAAAGAGTCACAGCCTTGAACCTTTCCTATGTGGATCTTCACGGCACCATCTCCCCTCATATTGGCAACCTCTCCTTCCTGGTCTCACTTGATCTTCAAAGCAACAGCTTCTCTGGTTTTCTGCCACATGAGATTGGTAATCTACACCGCTTGAGGGAACTTCGGTTGTCAAACAACCTATTGGAAGGTAGTATTCCTCCGACTCTACATAATTGCCAGAAGCTTgaagttttatttctttatggAAACAACTTAAATGGTAGCATACCTAAAGATTTAGGCATGTTACCAAGGGTTCGCAAAATAGCACTTAATTCAAACAAACTTATGGGTACAATTCCATCGTCCCTCGGCAATATGTCGTCATTAGAGTTCTTGTATTTGCATGACAATAGCCTCACCGGTGCATTTCCTCTTGTCATCTTTAACTTGTCTTCTCTAAAGAGTATTTCTATTGGATTAAATAACCTCTCAGGAACCCTCCCAGTGGATCTTTGTAGCCATTGTCCTAATCTTCAAGGACTGTATATTTCCCACAACAGATTCAGCGGTAAGCTTCCCTCACAGTTTAATAACTGCAGAGAGCTTTTAGATTTATCTCTATCATACAATATGTTTGATGGAAGTATTTCAAAAGGTTTTGGGAGTTTAAAAAAGCTTGAAAGCCTCTATCTTGGAGGTAACAACTTAATTGGAAACATTCCTCCTATCATAAGCAATTTATCGATGTTACAAGGGTTTTATGCTGAAAGAAACAACATTAAAGGAAGCATGCCAAGTGATTTATGGCGTCTCCACAATCTGAAGAAActgtatattttttataacgATCTCACTGGGACAATACcccaaaatattttcaacattaCCTCTCTACAAACACTCAACTTGATGGGTAATTCCTTGTCTGGAAATCTTTCATTAGATACTAGGATCCCTTGCCCTAATCTTAGAAGGTTGCTTCTTGATGACAACAACATTAGCGGTCGTATCCCATCATATCTTTTAAATTGTTCCAACCTCGTCTTAGTAGATTTATCTGGAAATTTACTCTCTGGGCCTATACCTCGTCTTGGAAACTTGAAATATCTCAATTACTTGGGTCTAGGTGATAATCAACTAACAGAGGAGTCTGGGCATCAAGAGCATAGTTTTCTTACATCTTTAACCAGTTGCACATCTTTAGAGTTGCTAGATATTTCCACCAATCACTTGAATATTACAATTCCGGAAACCATTGGAAATTTTTCGGCTTCGCTTAAAATCATTAGTGCAGGTCAAAGCCAAATAAAGGGTCAAATTCCAATGGGAATCGGTTCCTTGAAAAATTTGACCTTGCTTGATTTGAGCTATAACAATTTGTCTGGAAATTTACCGTCAACATTAGGGGGATTAGAGGAATTGCAAAGATTGCATCTTAGTGACAATAATATTGGAGGAAACATTCCAGAAGAGCTTTGTCAACTAAACAAGCTAGGAGAACTACTTCtctcaaataacaaaatttctGGATCCATCCCGAATTGCATTGGAAACCTCAATCTTTTGCAGAGATTAAACTTGAGTTATAACAAACTGACATCATCAATCCCATTGAATGTGTGGAATCTTGAAAATATGCTGTTCTTGGATTTATCATCAAATTCCCTCTACGGATCTTTGTCTCCAAACATGAAAAAACTCAGAGCTATTGTGTACTTGAATTTATCTCATAACCAAATTACTGGAAAAGTTCCAAGTATCATTGGTGCTTTTGAAAGTCTTAGTAATCTTGATTTGTCAAAGAATTCATTTCAAGGAGACATTCCAGATTCTTTTGGGCAATTGAAAGGAATGGATTTGCTGGACCTCTCTAACAATAATCTCTCAGGTGCAATTCCTAAGTCTCTTGAGGCACTTCGGTTTCTCAAGTATTTGAATTTGTCGTTCAATAAGTTATCAGGAGAGATACCATCTGGTGGACCTTTTGCAAACTTCAAGGCAAAATCATTTTTAGGTAATGAAGCACTTTGTGGGAATTCAATTTTTGGAGTTCCACCTTGCACAAGTCCCAGTTCTAAAGGAGCAAGGATGAAACAACTTTTGCTCAAATATATTATTCCCAGCATTGCATCAATTATAATCTTTGCAATGCTTGTCATTATGCTAAGAAGACATCCACAACATAACATGCAAATTCCAAGTTCACTTTTCACATTACCTACAGTGGATTGGAGAATGATATCATATCAAGAACTTTGTCGTGGGACAAACAACTTTTGTGAAAGCAACTTGCTTGGAATTGGAGGGTTTGGTACTGTATACAAAGGGATACTGTTTGATGGGACTACTGTTGCTGTAAAAGTTCTAAACCTGCATTTGGAGGGtgcttttaaaagttttgatgCCGAATGCAAGGTGTTAAGGGCATTACGACATAGGAATCTGGTTAAAGTTATTAGTGTATGCTCCAGTCCCAAGTTTAAAGCTTTGGTGTTGCAGTACATGTCAAATTATAGCCTTGAAAAGTGGATATACTCTCACAACTACTGCTTGAAGCTTGTTCAAAGAGTAGGCATTATGGTTGATGTTGCATCTGCATTAGATTATCTCCATAATGGTCAATTAGAATCCGTGGTGCACTGTGATTTGAAGCCTAGCAATATTCTTTTGGATGAGGACATGGTTGCACATGTTGGAGACTTTGGCATTGCAAAGATTTTAGCTGAAAACAAGGACGCAACCCAAACCAGAACCATTGGTACAATTGGCTACATCGCACCAG AGTATGGTTCTGAAGGGAGAGTATTCACCAAATGTGACATTTATAGCTATGGGATAATATTGTTGGAGATGATCACAAGAAAGAAACCTACCGATGAAATGTTTGTTGGAGAACTAGGTATGAGGCAATGGATTGCTTCACTTCCTGACAGAATGGAAGTTGTGGATGATGGTTTGCTTAGTATAGAAGATGGAAGAAATGTAACTGTCATGCAAACTATCCTTTCATCTATCTTGGAATTAGGCTTGAGGTGTTCTGAAGAATTACCAGATGAAAGACCTGAAATCAAGGACGTGGTGGCCAAGgttaacaaaatcaaattgaCACTACTTGGAAACAGAAATAGGGGTGTCTGA